From a single Loigolactobacillus coryniformis subsp. coryniformis KCTC 3167 = DSM 20001 genomic region:
- a CDS encoding diacylglycerol kinase family protein, whose product MGLKDKQTTKNHNLGQSMRHAFAGLIAVAHLERNMRWHLLASILVLVGGWWLQVDRSEWLWLILAIFLVIQSELANTVVENVVDLLTDQHYALAAKYAKDMAAAAVLVAAIFAIVVGLIIFLPKLLWLI is encoded by the coding sequence ATGGGCTTAAAAGATAAACAGACGACGAAAAACCATAATTTAGGCCAAAGTATGCGCCATGCATTTGCTGGCTTGATTGCGGTCGCTCATTTGGAACGTAACATGCGATGGCATTTGTTAGCTAGTATCTTGGTACTAGTTGGTGGTTGGTGGCTACAGGTTGATCGCAGTGAATGGTTGTGGTTGATTTTAGCAATTTTTCTAGTGATCCAAAGTGAGCTGGCCAATACAGTAGTGGAGAATGTGGTTGATCTGTTAACGGATCAACACTATGCATTGGCAGCTAAGTATGCAAAAGATATGGCTGCTGCTGCGGTTTTGGTTGCCGCCATTTTTGCGATCGTTGTTGGTCTAATTATCTTTTTACCTAAATTATTATGGCTAATTTAA